One genomic segment of Rivularia sp. PCC 7116 includes these proteins:
- a CDS encoding SAVED domain-containing protein, whose product MQQNHKQLKPSLLEPESKGGDIAEGGFFFQDNIMIAYIPRWLAQEGFTGMIRESIGDIEANFFVPGVGFVKEFLEVKNHSLKPTEFWKEIKRFQEVDDGSPGTYRWFTLVSTGLSTDLKPLVNGLRRLRDPYNFYENDSSIKDNSFQDYVQIVKKLGKDEQVAKFLFEKVFIQHEYSMAQAHGEALFRQSLIDHLREYEDLSNRILTDIYANFLKLIRQHKNQPISRKKVEIKLREKIDSKHLPEVNPILIFTSHQKEAKISTTSGLHFNWANFFGGTTRTYPPTKQWNQQLLWELEQTRNWIMEHRGVTRIRLTGNRRLTASLAIGSVFSSVAGFTVEMKYRSEIWATDAHPNSSTPEYSLSTKTVENGGEHLIITVAIIRDIAAEVEASLEHYGLDGMPVLHIHGQEAIISSEQANLAVRKIKNLISDTLAVAKSKQVHLFLATPAHLTLFLGHRLNAIAPIQCYEWTSPQNYTQTCLLSAKYNL is encoded by the coding sequence ATGCAACAAAATCACAAGCAATTAAAACCTTCACTTCTAGAACCAGAGTCAAAGGGAGGCGATATAGCTGAGGGTGGCTTCTTTTTTCAAGATAACATCATGATAGCTTACATTCCTAGATGGCTCGCTCAAGAAGGTTTTACAGGTATGATTCGCGAGTCAATAGGAGATATTGAAGCTAATTTCTTTGTACCAGGAGTTGGCTTTGTAAAAGAATTTCTAGAAGTTAAAAATCATTCTCTAAAACCTACCGAATTTTGGAAAGAAATAAAACGGTTCCAAGAAGTAGATGATGGTAGTCCAGGTACTTATCGTTGGTTTACCCTTGTATCAACCGGATTATCTACTGACCTTAAACCTTTAGTTAACGGGTTGCGTCGTCTTCGCGATCCATATAATTTTTACGAGAATGATTCTAGTATTAAAGATAATTCCTTCCAAGATTATGTGCAGATTGTAAAAAAACTTGGAAAAGATGAACAAGTAGCTAAATTTTTATTTGAGAAAGTTTTTATACAACATGAATACAGCATGGCACAAGCTCATGGAGAAGCATTATTTCGACAATCTTTAATTGACCATCTCCGAGAATATGAGGATTTGTCTAATAGAATACTTACAGATATATATGCTAATTTTTTGAAGCTTATACGTCAGCATAAAAATCAACCTATTAGCCGAAAAAAAGTAGAAATCAAGCTACGTGAAAAAATAGATTCAAAACATCTTCCCGAAGTAAATCCTATCTTAATTTTTACTTCACACCAAAAAGAAGCGAAAATTTCTACGACTTCTGGCTTACATTTTAATTGGGCTAATTTTTTTGGTGGTACAACACGTACATATCCGCCTACAAAACAATGGAATCAACAATTACTATGGGAGCTTGAACAAACACGAAATTGGATTATGGAACATCGCGGTGTCACACGAATCCGGCTTACAGGAAACAGAAGGTTAACAGCATCTTTAGCAATTGGTAGTGTATTTTCATCTGTTGCTGGCTTTACAGTAGAAATGAAATACAGAAGTGAAATATGGGCAACTGATGCTCATCCTAATAGTAGTACTCCTGAATATTCACTATCGACTAAAACAGTTGAAAATGGTGGAGAGCATTTAATTATAACTGTTGCAATAATTCGAGATATAGCCGCCGAAGTAGAAGCAAGTTTAGAACATTATGGGCTTGATGGAATGCCCGTACTTCATATACACGGGCAGGAAGCTATTATCTCATCAGAACAAGCAAACCTTGCTGTTAGAAAAATCAAGAATTTAATTTCAGATACTTTAGCGGTTGCTAAAAGCAAACAAGTGCATCTCTTTCTTGCGACTCCAGCACATCTTACACTTTTCTTAGGTCATCGGTTAAACGCGATCGCACCAATTCAATGTTATGAATGGACTTCGCCTCAAAACTATACCCAGACTTGTCTTCTATCTGCAAAATATAATCTTTAA
- a CDS encoding Mov34/MPN/PAD-1 family protein translates to MQVLLPNKIAQKLMLALKKAGSREIGGILMGEHIADDVYRVKDLTIQNHGGTSASFVRTIQGIINPLKHFFRKTGYDFTRFNYLGEWHSHPDFATEPSYTDNKTMWEVVEDQQVGANFVILLIVRLNTIGELEGTTTVYLPGQQSFKCELIKE, encoded by the coding sequence ATGCAAGTTTTACTGCCTAATAAAATTGCACAAAAACTGATGTTAGCTTTGAAGAAAGCTGGCAGTAGAGAAATTGGCGGTATTTTAATGGGAGAACATATTGCAGATGATGTTTATCGGGTAAAAGACCTAACTATCCAAAATCATGGCGGCACTTCTGCATCCTTTGTGCGGACGATACAAGGAATCATCAACCCTCTAAAGCATTTTTTCCGCAAAACGGGCTATGATTTTACACGCTTTAACTATCTTGGGGAATGGCATTCACATCCCGACTTTGCAACGGAGCCGAGTTATACGGACAACAAAACTATGTGGGAAGTTGTAGAAGACCAGCAAGTTGGTGCTAATTTTGTCATATTATTGATTGTCCGATTAAACACTATTGGTGAACTTGAAGGAACAACTACTGTTTATCTACCAGGTCAACAGAGCTTTAAATGTGAATTGATTAAAGAATAA
- a CDS encoding E2/E1-associated domain-containing protein: MDIWFFSDMQRLSREREAIQNLQENGSWLGGINWRIEKQLCLDTVISVDGNEYPVKLVYPDFFPFVPPTVYPSNANEHWSSHQYYDGALCLEWGPDTWHHDVTGAQVLESAHKLLQIENPLGIEHQLAPSRHYLSAGQILRYEYGRFLVTERLVNYLSDLPGDTKGSFEFTLQWQSKSVIALIQKIRTIGTAIWEDNSLPEGLRGSEAEQTLASGVFYKTQLDYETIEAIANLEELEQLLNEVGYLDGDWEDILDESIFGVLLQDDTDCLHFFLTSNFNNENRLSSLLPVHSRKCLVNPRIPANLHKLPQRTVGIVGLGSVGSKIASSLARTGISSFFLVDEDILLPENICRNVLDWRNVGEHKVDAVAEILSCINSNIKVDVSRINLTGQEANVSLDTVLKKLSKCDLLIDATANHQVFNLLAGIAKNYTKPLVWMEVFAGGIGGMIARSCPQKDPEPQLMRKGYYHYLASIDTQYNDFDMDNYTLENQDGEVIAATDAQVSIIASYATHFATDILQERESSNFPYSMYLIGLAQSWIFKAPFHTIPIATDYLYQQQTTASASSETVTDNLTFLKEILEKKE; this comes from the coding sequence ATGGACATATGGTTTTTTAGCGATATGCAAAGGCTTTCGAGAGAACGCGAAGCCATACAAAATCTACAAGAGAACGGATCATGGCTGGGGGGAATTAACTGGAGAATTGAAAAACAACTTTGTTTAGACACAGTAATCAGCGTTGATGGAAACGAATATCCGGTTAAGCTTGTATATCCAGACTTCTTTCCTTTTGTTCCTCCTACGGTGTACCCCAGCAATGCAAATGAGCATTGGTCTAGCCATCAATATTATGACGGTGCATTATGTTTGGAATGGGGACCGGATACTTGGCATCATGATGTTACCGGAGCGCAGGTATTAGAAAGCGCTCATAAATTATTACAAATAGAAAATCCTCTTGGAATCGAACATCAATTAGCTCCATCTCGACATTATTTATCTGCTGGTCAAATATTACGCTATGAATACGGTCGATTCTTGGTAACTGAAAGATTAGTAAATTATCTTTCAGATTTACCTGGTGATACTAAAGGCTCGTTTGAATTTACTCTGCAATGGCAAAGCAAATCGGTAATTGCTCTAATTCAAAAGATAAGGACAATTGGTACAGCGATTTGGGAAGATAACTCGCTTCCAGAAGGTTTGCGCGGCTCGGAAGCCGAACAAACATTAGCATCAGGTGTATTCTACAAAACTCAACTTGACTATGAGACAATTGAGGCGATCGCAAACCTTGAAGAGTTAGAACAACTTTTAAATGAAGTTGGTTATTTAGACGGAGACTGGGAAGATATATTAGATGAATCGATATTCGGCGTTCTTCTCCAAGATGATACTGATTGTTTGCATTTTTTTCTAACGTCTAATTTTAACAATGAAAATCGACTATCATCTTTATTGCCTGTCCACTCAAGAAAATGCTTAGTCAATCCTAGAATTCCTGCAAACCTACATAAACTTCCACAAAGAACAGTGGGAATTGTTGGTTTGGGTTCTGTAGGAAGCAAAATAGCATCCTCACTGGCACGTACAGGTATTTCTAGTTTTTTTCTTGTAGACGAAGATATTTTGTTACCAGAGAATATTTGTCGTAATGTCCTTGATTGGCGAAATGTAGGCGAACATAAGGTAGATGCTGTTGCCGAGATACTATCTTGCATTAACTCTAATATCAAAGTTGATGTTTCTAGAATAAACCTCACAGGTCAGGAAGCAAATGTTAGCCTAGACACTGTATTAAAAAAATTAAGTAAATGCGATTTGTTGATTGATGCTACAGCCAATCATCAAGTCTTCAATCTTTTAGCAGGTATAGCCAAAAATTATACTAAACCACTTGTATGGATGGAAGTATTTGCAGGTGGAATTGGAGGAATGATTGCTCGCAGTTGTCCACAAAAAGATCCAGAACCGCAATTAATGCGAAAGGGATATTATCATTATCTAGCTTCAATAGATACACAGTATAATGATTTTGATATGGATAACTACACGTTAGAAAATCAAGATGGAGAAGTGATAGCAGCAACAGATGCCCAAGTAAGTATTATTGCTAGTTATGCGACACATTTTGCAACCGATATTTTACAGGAAAGAGAGTCATCTAATTTTCCATATTCAATGTATCTAATTGGTTTAGCGCAATCATGGATTTTTAAAGCTCCTTTTCACACAATTCCAATTGCCACGGACTATTTGTATCAACAACAAACTACTGCTTCGGCATCCAGTGAAACTGTGACTGATAATTTAACTTTTCTGAAAGAAATACTAGAGAAAAAAGAATAA
- a CDS encoding nucleotidyltransferase, with the protein MITQAQFLKFLQDIEPSYTTKNNASSSHSRLREFLNKHPEFGQYILTTFLSGSYKRDTAIRPQTKKGNTERPDIDIIVVTIHTINDSPAAVVELLYIILKTEYENIRRQARSIGIQAPLADMDVVPIIAPYGLENTLYIPDRKLEKWLVTNPPGHTVWTTQVNKASNGNFKPLVKLMKWWRRNNRTISKHPKGFVIESIVAECMNYQENQYADLFLGTLEAIVSRYAIDIACGRVPLIQDPAVPGNYVTTQITFDAFKGFYNKVKDHAELGRLAQAEKDPVKSLTMWREIFDIRFPSSETANFSGLLETPARPEGGMTFPDRPIVPTNKPRGFA; encoded by the coding sequence ATGATTACTCAAGCACAATTTCTGAAATTCTTACAAGATATAGAGCCTAGTTACACTACTAAAAATAACGCTAGTTCTTCTCATAGTAGACTCAGAGAATTTTTGAATAAACATCCAGAATTTGGACAATATATATTGACAACTTTCCTTTCCGGTTCTTACAAGCGCGATACAGCAATTAGACCGCAAACCAAAAAAGGTAATACAGAGCGTCCGGATATAGATATTATCGTAGTCACAATTCATACCATTAACGATTCTCCTGCTGCTGTTGTAGAACTTTTGTATATTATTCTGAAGACAGAATATGAAAATATCCGCAGACAAGCTCGCTCGATAGGAATCCAAGCACCTCTTGCTGATATGGATGTCGTGCCAATTATTGCTCCTTATGGGTTAGAGAATACGCTCTATATCCCTGACAGAAAGCTAGAAAAATGGTTAGTCACTAATCCTCCGGGACATACCGTTTGGACAACACAGGTCAATAAAGCAAGTAATGGTAATTTTAAGCCCCTGGTCAAACTAATGAAATGGTGGCGGCGAAACAACCGAACTATATCGAAACATCCTAAAGGATTTGTAATTGAATCCATTGTTGCTGAGTGCATGAACTATCAAGAAAATCAATATGCTGATTTATTCTTAGGTACTTTAGAAGCAATTGTTAGTCGTTACGCTATAGATATTGCGTGCGGACGAGTCCCTTTGATTCAAGATCCTGCTGTTCCCGGCAACTATGTCACTACACAGATAACTTTTGATGCCTTCAAAGGCTTTTACAATAAGGTTAAAGACCATGCAGAATTAGGTCGTCTCGCACAGGCAGAAAAAGACCCTGTTAAATCATTGACTATGTGGAGAGAAATATTTGATATCCGTTTCCCATCATCGGAAACGGCTAATTTCAGCGGACTCTTAGAAACTCCCGCTAGACCTGAAGGTGGTATGACTTTCCCCGATAGACCAATTGTTCCTACTAACAAACCAAGAGGATTTGCTTAA
- a CDS encoding ImmA/IrrE family metallo-endopeptidase → MDYAELGRRIRVAREEASLSQDVVAKHLDMPRSAVSLIESGKRKVDSLELERFSRLVGKSILFFFDEVSVAVEAINFEDDDPIQILFSANQVVDISPDRKQIERFRQFHRNFGYLARKLNRICEPLSSEPLYNVFKPTPAAAKWMAAKERARLGIPISSPIRSMWNILESEGVRVMGWNLVTPKLGGCFIFSPLLGSFVLVKKNLGEYSSNKLNFVMAHEYCHHLIHRQQKGITCDPSGHYRKPEEYFAQWFAANFLMPEEAIVPQLATYLEKSNIDITAEIVMHLALDFGVSYKAMLYRMADKKIGLIEKGLCQKLLKERPKEILAKIGRSIPRVVKVNQFPDEYTEMAFEAYRLGQISLAKLAEMLEITREEAEDELNARKIPIDLGFNSELELLSDIKNA, encoded by the coding sequence ATGGATTACGCAGAACTAGGTCGCCGGATTCGCGTTGCTAGGGAAGAGGCTTCGCTGTCTCAGGATGTTGTGGCAAAGCATCTTGATATGCCGCGTTCTGCTGTGTCTTTGATTGAGAGTGGTAAACGCAAGGTAGATAGTCTGGAACTCGAACGCTTCTCCCGTTTAGTCGGCAAGAGTATCTTATTTTTTTTTGATGAAGTCTCTGTAGCAGTAGAAGCAATTAATTTTGAAGATGATGACCCAATTCAAATTCTTTTTAGTGCAAACCAAGTAGTTGATATTTCCCCAGATAGAAAGCAAATTGAGCGTTTTCGTCAGTTTCACCGCAATTTTGGGTACTTAGCTCGAAAGTTAAATCGTATTTGCGAACCATTATCATCTGAGCCTTTATATAACGTATTTAAGCCTACTCCAGCAGCAGCAAAATGGATGGCAGCAAAAGAACGTGCCCGATTGGGAATTCCAATTTCCAGCCCAATTAGAAGTATGTGGAATATTCTGGAAAGTGAAGGTGTAAGGGTAATGGGATGGAATCTTGTAACACCTAAATTAGGAGGATGTTTTATTTTTTCACCTTTACTAGGCTCCTTCGTTTTAGTGAAAAAAAATTTGGGAGAATATTCAAGCAATAAGCTTAATTTTGTGATGGCACATGAATATTGTCATCATTTGATTCATCGCCAGCAAAAAGGTATTACCTGCGACCCTAGTGGACATTACCGCAAACCAGAAGAATACTTTGCTCAATGGTTTGCTGCCAATTTTTTGATGCCAGAAGAAGCAATCGTTCCACAATTAGCTACTTATTTAGAGAAGTCAAATATTGATATTACTGCTGAAATTGTAATGCATTTGGCATTAGATTTCGGAGTTAGCTATAAAGCAATGTTGTATCGTATGGCTGATAAAAAAATTGGATTGATTGAGAAAGGTTTATGCCAAAAATTATTGAAAGAAAGACCAAAAGAAATACTAGCTAAAATTGGTCGTTCTATTCCTCGCGTAGTAAAAGTAAATCAATTTCCTGATGAGTATACAGAAATGGCATTTGAGGCATACCGTTTGGGTCAAATTAGCTTAGCCAAGTTAGCAGAAATGTTAGAAATTACTCGGGAAGAAGCAGAAGATGAATTGAATGCGAGAAAGATTCCTATTGATTTAGGTTTCAATTCTGAGTTAGAGCTTTTAAGCGATATTAAGAACGCTTAA
- a CDS encoding nucleic acid-binding protein, with protein sequence MKSKSQEPEASSIIFGSSVLSNLAPAQVLEILPRLYTDRAFVAKAVQHEIQAGISNTSTSVRLQNRKLRAINQALDDGWLQTPPDEINPNDDAVELRLTLEYGKKFSAGESETMAIARNRNWVFASDDGIVRQFAKERGIRLTGTLGILVKAVQYKIICSSLADFIHSRMIDKGYRSPLSYKNGISNYQSRIQHLAAK encoded by the coding sequence GTGAAATCAAAAAGTCAAGAACCAGAAGCATCGTCAATAATTTTTGGTAGTTCTGTACTGAGTAATCTTGCCCCTGCACAGGTTTTGGAAATCCTTCCACGACTCTACACAGATAGAGCATTTGTTGCTAAAGCTGTCCAACACGAAATTCAAGCAGGAATTAGCAACACTTCCACATCTGTTCGTTTGCAAAATCGTAAACTACGGGCAATTAATCAAGCTTTAGATGACGGCTGGCTGCAAACACCTCCAGATGAAATTAACCCTAATGATGATGCTGTAGAATTGCGACTTACTTTGGAGTATGGGAAAAAATTTAGCGCAGGAGAATCAGAAACAATGGCGATCGCCCGTAACCGTAATTGGGTATTTGCTTCTGATGATGGAATAGTTAGACAATTTGCGAAAGAACGAGGGATTAGACTGACAGGTACTTTGGGTATTCTAGTTAAGGCAGTTCAATACAAAATTATCTGTTCGTCTTTGGCTGATTTTATTCATTCACGAATGATTGATAAAGGTTATCGTTCTCCTTTGTCCTATAAAAACGGAATTTCCAATTATCAATCAAGAATACAGCATCTAGCAGCTAAATGA
- a CDS encoding helix-turn-helix domain-containing protein yields MSKFGETIRQLREAQRLGLRETATLVGISPAYLSRIERGKEHPPSPEVIKMLAKVLAADPDVLFRLCPSTDPDVVALLKERPKVLELVRLMMRKDLSDEQLVKVERFIKRDVLGEPSSDKILAVSE; encoded by the coding sequence ATGAGCAAGTTTGGGGAAACAATTAGACAACTCCGGGAAGCTCAAAGGCTGGGTCTGCGGGAAACTGCAACTTTGGTCGGTATTTCACCTGCTTATTTAAGTCGCATTGAACGGGGTAAGGAACATCCACCTTCACCGGAAGTTATTAAAATGTTGGCGAAGGTTTTAGCTGCTGACCCGGATGTGTTGTTTCGGCTTTGTCCTTCCACTGACCCGGATGTGGTTGCTTTACTCAAGGAAAGACCAAAGGTGTTGGAGTTAGTTCGTTTGATGATGAGGAAGGATTTATCAGACGAACAACTTGTTAAAGTTGAGCGTTTTATTAAGCGAGATGTTTTAGGGGAACCATCGTCGGATAAAATACTAGCTGTTTCTGAGTAG
- a CDS encoding N-6 DNA methylase, with protein MKAKQLSIPDMEDNKKSATIADGYILDFISGEKSLKETAKEQVRQRIARALFHEYGISVEDMAADFPVSISGKRKKLDIAIFHHDEEHSVENLSRVVVCRQEPKVGRNAVRIRDYNQAEKDLDELETIMEHIDSCKYGLWTNGLEFFYLEKQVKRFEVRFEPIGDWPPADESLETPQVVSTARTRKADPEMLRVAFRRCHNFIHGNEGMPKDAAFWQFLYLIFCKMHDEQKSPRGQRRFWAGPKEQFDTEGRKEIRKRILPLFEDVKENYSNLFGGNEEISLSDRALAFMVSELAKYEFSRTDVDAKGGAYQEIVGTNLRGDRGQYFTPRGLIKLAVEMLDPKENERILDPACGTGGFLVAVLAHLLKKFREEADVPVGFETTEEFVSVNERLRDFAEKQVFGADFDPFLIKACQMNMVMAGDGRGHLYHVNSLEFPLGHLKDLEPATRDIPLESIDVLLTNPPFGSDIPINDENILKQYELASVWERTEDNGFRRTPKRQSKVAPEVLFVERCINWLKPGGRMAIVLPDGILGNPGTEYIRWWILRYCWVLASVDIPVEAFIVEANVNILTSLLFLKKKTKEEVRAEDLGEKKEYPVFMAVAEKVGFDRRGNRLYKRTPDGEEIVVLQEKIERIRIGEKVIERPLKRQEKIVDDDLPIIAEKYREFRQEYQTPGI; from the coding sequence ATGAAAGCGAAACAGCTGTCTATCCCCGATATGGAAGATAACAAGAAAAGTGCGACTATTGCTGATGGCTATATCCTTGATTTTATTAGTGGGGAGAAGAGTCTTAAGGAGACAGCTAAGGAACAAGTTCGTCAGCGAATAGCACGAGCGCTGTTTCACGAGTATGGGATTTCGGTGGAAGATATGGCTGCGGATTTTCCAGTTTCTATAAGTGGGAAGCGGAAAAAGCTGGATATTGCGATTTTTCACCACGATGAGGAGCATTCTGTTGAAAATTTGAGTCGTGTGGTGGTTTGTCGTCAGGAACCGAAGGTAGGGAGAAATGCAGTAAGAATCCGCGACTACAACCAAGCCGAGAAGGATTTAGATGAACTGGAAACCATTATGGAGCATATTGACTCCTGTAAGTATGGTTTGTGGACGAACGGTTTAGAGTTCTTTTATTTAGAGAAACAGGTAAAGCGGTTTGAGGTCAGATTTGAACCGATTGGAGATTGGCCACCCGCTGATGAATCTTTGGAGACACCCCAGGTAGTTTCGACTGCTCGGACTCGTAAAGCTGACCCAGAAATGCTGCGGGTGGCTTTCCGTCGCTGTCATAATTTTATCCACGGTAATGAAGGGATGCCCAAGGATGCGGCTTTCTGGCAGTTTTTATACCTGATTTTCTGTAAAATGCACGACGAGCAGAAATCACCTCGGGGTCAAAGACGATTTTGGGCTGGTCCCAAGGAACAGTTTGATACTGAGGGACGCAAGGAAATTCGCAAGCGGATTTTACCTTTGTTTGAGGATGTTAAGGAGAATTACAGCAATCTGTTTGGGGGTAATGAGGAGATTAGCCTTTCCGACCGGGCTTTGGCTTTTATGGTGTCGGAATTAGCTAAGTATGAATTTAGCCGTACCGATGTGGATGCTAAGGGGGGAGCTTACCAAGAAATTGTCGGTACGAATTTACGCGGTGATAGAGGGCAGTATTTTACACCACGGGGTTTGATTAAGTTGGCGGTAGAAATGTTAGACCCCAAGGAAAATGAGCGTATTTTAGACCCTGCTTGTGGAACTGGGGGATTTTTGGTTGCGGTGCTGGCGCATTTATTGAAGAAATTTCGGGAAGAAGCAGATGTGCCGGTAGGGTTTGAGACGACGGAAGAATTTGTGTCGGTAAATGAAAGATTGCGGGATTTTGCGGAAAAACAGGTATTTGGTGCGGATTTTGACCCGTTTTTGATTAAAGCCTGTCAGATGAATATGGTGATGGCTGGGGATGGTCGGGGTCATCTTTATCACGTTAATTCTCTGGAATTTCCCTTGGGTCATTTGAAAGATTTGGAACCTGCGACACGGGATATTCCTTTGGAATCAATTGATGTTTTGTTGACAAATCCGCCGTTTGGGTCGGATATTCCGATTAATGATGAAAATATTCTCAAACAATATGAATTAGCTTCGGTTTGGGAAAGGACAGAGGATAATGGTTTTCGTCGCACCCCTAAAAGACAAAGTAAAGTTGCACCGGAAGTATTATTTGTGGAGCGCTGTATAAATTGGTTGAAACCTGGGGGAAGAATGGCGATTGTGTTACCGGATGGGATTTTGGGTAATCCGGGAACGGAATATATTCGCTGGTGGATTTTGCGTTACTGTTGGGTTTTGGCGAGTGTGGATATTCCGGTTGAAGCATTTATTGTCGAAGCTAATGTTAATATTTTAACCAGTTTGCTGTTTTTGAAGAAGAAAACCAAGGAGGAAGTTAGAGCGGAAGATTTGGGAGAAAAGAAGGAATATCCGGTATTTATGGCTGTTGCAGAGAAGGTCGGATTTGACCGGAGGGGAAACAGGCTGTATAAACGGACTCCCGACGGGGAAGAGATTGTAGTTTTGCAAGAGAAAATTGAGCGAATTAGGATTGGGGAAAAGGTTATCGAAAGACCTTTGAAAAGACAAGAGAAAATAGTTGATGATGACTTACCGATAATTGCCGAAAAATATCGCGAGTTTCGTCAAGAATACCAAACTCCAGGAATATGA
- a CDS encoding AAA family ATPase, translating into MISRIQAFKYRCFDQLDIKVGDYHVLAGANGTGKSTLLDIPLLLGEILSRGLIPAFLESPAIGGSPRAQSLQELVHYSKGDYFGFAIEANLPQEIISNLLQNGSTEIQQDSKLHPHSLRYEIRFQIFNKIELHVTDEFLYILPEQVSEPEQNSLIGEKYSSDWQKIIDRTNGTPVILKPEFRSTINKTRLNLEPQELALANVVRDLINFPATNWFVDLLKKGVMRYEPSWEMLRKACPPGQPKNLRADAANLPWLVMNLQQQEPNLFEAWVEHIKMALPNIVKIEAIQREEDYHAYLKLTYLGNHVVTSSGLSYGTLHILALTILPYLPRVADLIFLEEPENGIHPRAIEVVLQSLSSVYNSQVFVSTHSPVVLAHTALESIIVMQGSKENGAKAIQGKQHPRLQNWQGGIDLGSLFAAGVR; encoded by the coding sequence ATGATTTCTCGAATACAAGCTTTTAAATATCGCTGTTTTGACCAACTTGATATTAAAGTTGGTGATTATCATGTTTTAGCTGGTGCAAATGGCACGGGGAAAAGTACACTGCTTGATATTCCTTTATTGCTGGGGGAAATTTTATCACGGGGTTTAATACCTGCTTTTTTAGAATCTCCTGCTATTGGTGGAAGTCCGAGAGCGCAAAGTTTACAGGAGTTGGTTCATTATAGTAAAGGAGATTATTTTGGTTTTGCAATAGAAGCTAATTTACCTCAAGAAATTATTAGTAATTTACTTCAAAATGGTTCAACAGAAATACAGCAAGATAGCAAGCTACATCCCCATAGTTTGCGTTATGAAATCCGGTTTCAAATATTTAATAAAATTGAGCTTCATGTAACCGATGAATTTCTTTATATTCTGCCCGAACAAGTTTCTGAACCGGAACAAAATTCGTTAATAGGAGAAAAATATTCTTCTGACTGGCAAAAAATTATTGATAGAACAAATGGAACTCCAGTTATTTTAAAACCAGAATTTCGTAGCACTATAAATAAAACAAGATTAAACTTAGAACCCCAAGAATTAGCTTTAGCAAACGTGGTCAGGGATTTAATTAATTTTCCTGCAACTAATTGGTTTGTAGATTTATTAAAAAAAGGGGTAATGCGCTATGAACCTAGTTGGGAAATGTTGCGAAAAGCTTGTCCTCCAGGTCAGCCAAAAAATTTACGCGCCGATGCTGCTAATTTACCTTGGTTGGTAATGAATTTGCAACAGCAAGAACCCAATTTATTTGAGGCTTGGGTAGAACATATCAAAATGGCTTTACCTAATATTGTCAAGATAGAAGCGATTCAAAGAGAAGAAGATTATCACGCTTATCTGAAGTTAACTTATTTGGGAAACCATGTAGTTACATCTTCGGGATTGTCTTATGGGACTCTACATATTTTAGCTTTGACTATTCTGCCTTATTTACCTAGAGTTGCTGACTTAATTTTTTTAGAAGAACCGGAAAACGGTATTCATCCTAGAGCAATAGAAGTGGTTTTGCAATCTTTAAGTTCCGTGTATAATTCTCAAGTTTTTGTATCTACTCATTCTCCGGTAGTTTTAGCCCATACAGCGCTAGAATCAATTATTGTGATGCAAGGAAGCAAGGAGAATGGTGCAAAAGCTATACAAGGAAAACAGCATCCACGTTTGCAAAATTGGCAAGGAGGTATCGATTTGGGTTCCCTGTTTGCTGCGGGGGTACGATGA